From a single Methylacidiphilum kamchatkense Kam1 genomic region:
- a CDS encoding DUF4388 domain-containing protein yields MLFGKIKSIPLPQIVRMIGVKSGVLEIKSPENKLYRFRFSRRQFLGAEKQDIPIGDTFELKSILLELSQKEESFFIFKEIEQQEDNVSFSLPAVQLIIASLHALRAMYQKNLPIFFPDPETVFLSTGNDPSWIGSEFFSFWIEAEPFFSKGSSAKELAKNLPIELEDILFYIYTLRLLNMIKTASKKRTFYLPISDRSDLNSIENTHAILNIGPDSAATGSNPPPLPYESSTTAIQIYHSDQQDIKKGLLRRLIYGFKNFFRKMYE; encoded by the coding sequence ATGCTCTTTGGGAAAATAAAATCGATTCCGCTTCCTCAAATTGTTAGAATGATAGGGGTAAAAAGCGGTGTTTTAGAAATAAAATCCCCAGAAAATAAGCTTTATAGATTTCGCTTTTCAAGACGTCAATTTTTAGGTGCCGAAAAACAAGATATTCCAATTGGGGATACCTTTGAACTCAAATCGATTCTTCTGGAATTATCCCAAAAAGAAGAGAGCTTTTTTATTTTTAAGGAAATAGAACAACAAGAAGATAATGTTTCTTTTTCGCTGCCAGCCGTGCAGCTTATCATCGCCTCTTTGCATGCTCTCCGGGCAATGTATCAAAAGAATCTGCCTATTTTTTTTCCAGATCCAGAAACTGTTTTTCTTTCTACAGGGAATGACCCAAGTTGGATAGGCAGTGAATTTTTTTCTTTTTGGATAGAAGCGGAACCTTTCTTTTCCAAAGGCTCTAGTGCAAAGGAATTAGCCAAAAATCTCCCCATTGAGCTCGAAGACATCTTATTCTATATCTATACATTACGACTTTTGAACATGATCAAGACAGCAAGCAAAAAAAGGACTTTTTATTTACCTATTTCTGACCGATCTGATTTAAACAGCATTGAAAATACCCATGCCATTTTAAATATTGGTCCGGATTCCGCTGCGACTGGATCCAATCCACCACCTCTCCCTTACGAATCTTCGACCACTGCAATCCAAATTTATCATTCTGATCAACAAGACATTAAAAAAGGGTTGCTCCGAAGATTGATTTATGGTTTTAAAAACTTCTTTAGAAAGATGTATGAATAA
- a CDS encoding thiazole synthase: protein MDGIATTSDFVIAGKHFQSRLLIGTGKFGSHLQMAQALEASGSQIVTVALRRVEIGSPKKEEDILSFIDSEKYLIVINTSGAMDAEEAIRIAKIAEKAGLPKWIKLEIHPDPRYLLPDPIETLKAAERLVKDGFVVLPYINADPVLAKRLEEVGSAAVMPLGSPIGSMRGLETRSQLEIIIEQANVPVIIDAGIGKPSHAALAMEMGADGVLINTAIAIAEDPLQMAVAFKNAVVAGRIAYEYGSGQASKFAVATSPIESFLWK from the coding sequence ATGGATGGTATAGCTACAACGAGTGATTTTGTCATTGCAGGCAAGCATTTTCAATCGCGTCTTCTTATTGGGACTGGAAAGTTTGGTTCTCATTTGCAAATGGCTCAAGCATTGGAAGCTAGTGGGAGTCAAATTGTAACGGTTGCTTTGAGAAGAGTGGAAATTGGTTCCCCTAAAAAAGAAGAGGACATCCTGTCTTTCATTGATTCAGAAAAATATCTGATAGTCATTAATACGAGTGGAGCGATGGATGCTGAAGAGGCGATACGAATAGCAAAAATCGCTGAAAAAGCAGGTTTACCCAAATGGATAAAACTTGAAATCCATCCTGATCCTCGGTATTTGTTGCCCGATCCGATTGAGACTCTGAAGGCTGCGGAGCGGTTAGTTAAAGATGGCTTTGTCGTCTTGCCTTATATTAATGCAGATCCGGTGCTTGCAAAAAGACTAGAAGAAGTTGGCTCCGCTGCCGTTATGCCCCTTGGCTCTCCTATTGGTTCGATGAGAGGATTAGAAACTAGATCCCAGCTTGAAATTATTATAGAACAGGCAAATGTGCCGGTGATTATTGATGCTGGAATTGGAAAGCCTTCACATGCAGCATTGGCCATGGAAATGGGTGCTGATGGAGTGCTTATTAATACGGCAATTGCTATTGCTGAGGATCCCCTTCAAATGGCTGTGGCTTTTAAAAATGCGGTGGTAGCCGGAAGAATTGCTTATGAGTATGGATCTGGACAAGCCTCTAAATTTGCGGTGGCCACAAGCCCAATAGAATCTTTTCTTTGGAAATAA
- a CDS encoding rhomboid family intramembrane serine protease: MKKDKMVLLKDFSSNDFFKTLPWLTQALVTFLFIVYFIQITFLFIFGSTWFRSSFALTTEGVAHGKIWEFLTYAFLHDELEPLHLLTNAIAIYFLGNQLEKVLGHFRLALLFVGGAIAGGLGWYFFGGPMHEPGLIGASGVVFSFLLAFAFCLQEIWIRSLTFHYDIQSNRFIFNPTFFLSIQVVVLIFVIFEAICLVFDIPTGSSHTAHLAGAIFGYLYVRLWPIKPLANTKSAS; encoded by the coding sequence ATGAAAAAAGACAAGATGGTTTTATTGAAGGACTTTTCTTCCAATGATTTTTTCAAAACGTTGCCTTGGTTGACTCAAGCTTTAGTCACCTTCCTGTTTATTGTATACTTTATTCAGATCACCTTTTTGTTCATTTTTGGTTCCACTTGGTTTAGATCTTCTTTTGCTTTGACGACAGAAGGCGTTGCCCATGGGAAGATTTGGGAATTTTTGACCTATGCCTTTCTCCACGATGAACTCGAACCACTCCATCTTCTAACCAATGCCATAGCCATTTATTTTCTTGGGAACCAACTGGAGAAAGTTCTTGGGCATTTCAGGCTGGCGCTTCTTTTTGTTGGTGGAGCTATTGCTGGAGGATTGGGGTGGTATTTTTTTGGAGGGCCCATGCATGAGCCGGGCTTGATAGGAGCCAGTGGTGTTGTTTTTTCTTTTTTGCTGGCTTTCGCTTTTTGTCTTCAAGAAATTTGGATAAGATCCTTGACTTTCCATTATGATATTCAATCAAATCGGTTCATTTTTAACCCTACTTTTTTTCTTTCCATTCAAGTCGTTGTACTTATATTCGTCATTTTTGAAGCTATTTGCCTTGTCTTTGACATTCCTACTGGCTCTTCCCATACTGCCCATTTGGCTGGGGCTATATTTGGATATCTTTATGTTAGGCTTTGGCCAATAAAGCCATTGGCTAACACTAAAAGTGCTTCTTAA
- a CDS encoding cytochrome C: MIQHGKYLVEAVALCAECHTPRDRNGQLIMDKWLQGSPLQWVEQSGQKEWASYAGSLVGLPEGWKESDMVQYLETGILPRGGYSRLPMPPYRMSHKDALAITLYLESLSEQNTNIKRDAFNKSESDLPPIEK, translated from the coding sequence ATGATTCAACATGGAAAGTATTTGGTGGAAGCAGTGGCCCTATGTGCGGAGTGTCATACCCCTAGAGATAGAAATGGACAACTCATTATGGATAAATGGCTTCAAGGTTCTCCTTTACAATGGGTGGAACAATCCGGACAAAAAGAATGGGCTTCGTATGCTGGATCCCTAGTTGGTTTGCCTGAGGGATGGAAAGAGTCAGATATGGTACAGTATCTGGAAACAGGCATACTACCTAGAGGCGGCTATTCCAGACTGCCAATGCCTCCCTATCGAATGAGCCACAAAGATGCCCTGGCCATTACCCTTTATTTGGAGAGTTTAAGTGAGCAAAATACTAATATTAAAAGAGATGCTTTTAATAAATCTGAGAGTGATCTTCCACCTATTGAAAAATAA
- a CDS encoding GTP-binding protein: MNNHKNQNIKIFVTGPSGAGKTTFIRSISQSEVLTTDVPCTNAKGKKETTVAMDYGSLNLDRYSIHLFGSPGQDRFDFTWDILRQGALGVIMLVGGHDPEQLPLLKKMHDKFLTELTIPYILGVTHQDLAEVWTPAEVADYLEIDPFLCVGINALDENSATDVLVRLFEIIEKEIEG, encoded by the coding sequence ATGAATAACCATAAAAATCAGAATATAAAAATTTTCGTAACGGGTCCATCTGGAGCAGGAAAAACTACTTTTATCCGTTCCATAAGCCAGTCCGAAGTTTTAACAACCGATGTTCCATGTACAAACGCAAAAGGAAAAAAAGAGACCACAGTGGCTATGGATTATGGATCACTCAATCTGGATAGATATTCGATTCATCTATTTGGGTCTCCAGGGCAAGATCGTTTCGATTTTACATGGGATATCCTCAGGCAGGGTGCCTTAGGGGTCATTATGCTTGTAGGAGGGCATGATCCTGAACAACTCCCTTTATTGAAAAAAATGCATGACAAATTCCTAACGGAATTAACCATTCCCTATATTTTAGGAGTGACCCATCAAGATCTTGCTGAAGTCTGGACACCTGCCGAGGTAGCAGACTATCTTGAAATTGATCCTTTTCTCTGTGTGGGTATCAATGCTTTAGATGAAAATAGTGCCACAGATGTTCTTGTCAGATTGTTTGAGATCATTGAAAAAGAAATAGAAGGATAA
- the dnaB gene encoding replicative DNA helicase codes for MKRKGVDTIKEAIPALFSIEAEKALLGLMLTNPELVFDQIRERLTVEDFYIPAHRILYEAISELHAKNIAIDLTTVHQYLVDHHLDEKIGGAALLADLVASFATHLNLESYIKILKEKSILRRLHSAALTIVQNIYENSHSVSQVLDQAEKQIFEITDLAVSRSTVKASVEIQKAIELIDCFHKRKGRLFGIPTGFHHLDQITTGWQNGDMIVLAARPGVGKTALGLTFACRALKERYDQTRDLWIKPGYSVGFFSLEMTAVQIMLRLLAAIGSESLQKIRRGELEPASLEKLKMLADDAKEWPFYIDDSSDLTIHQLRAKARRMKNQFGVDLIIIDYLQLLHSDSQQAKENRQVEISEISRGIKALAKELNIPIIVLAQLNRRMEEGRSEPALHHLRESGAIEQDADVVILLHRLESDSVTDMTKIPYLIHVAKQRNGPTDKIEVLFNAPYTRFEDPLRHEIEQSYV; via the coding sequence ATGAAAAGAAAAGGGGTCGATACAATCAAAGAAGCGATTCCTGCTCTTTTTAGTATTGAAGCTGAAAAAGCTTTGCTAGGATTAATGCTGACAAATCCTGAATTGGTTTTCGATCAGATCAGGGAACGATTAACAGTTGAAGATTTCTATATTCCCGCTCATCGGATTTTGTATGAAGCTATCAGTGAATTACATGCAAAAAATATCGCTATTGATCTAACAACAGTTCACCAGTATCTAGTTGATCACCACCTAGATGAAAAAATTGGGGGAGCGGCTCTTCTGGCTGATTTAGTCGCTTCATTTGCCACCCATCTTAACCTCGAATCTTATATCAAAATACTCAAGGAAAAAAGTATTTTGCGTCGTCTCCATTCTGCAGCCTTAACTATCGTACAAAACATTTATGAAAATTCTCACTCTGTTTCCCAAGTCCTTGACCAAGCAGAAAAACAGATTTTTGAAATAACTGACCTTGCAGTGAGTCGATCCACTGTCAAGGCATCTGTTGAGATTCAAAAAGCGATAGAACTCATCGATTGCTTTCATAAAAGAAAAGGCAGATTATTTGGCATCCCAACTGGATTTCATCACTTGGACCAAATTACGACAGGATGGCAAAATGGAGACATGATTGTTTTAGCAGCTAGACCTGGTGTGGGGAAAACAGCCCTGGGACTGACCTTTGCTTGTCGTGCTTTAAAAGAAAGATACGATCAAACCAGAGATCTCTGGATTAAACCTGGCTATTCAGTAGGATTTTTCAGCTTGGAAATGACGGCCGTACAGATCATGCTTAGACTATTAGCTGCCATAGGCAGTGAAAGTCTTCAAAAAATACGACGAGGAGAACTAGAGCCTGCAAGCCTCGAAAAATTAAAAATGCTTGCTGATGATGCTAAAGAGTGGCCATTCTACATTGATGATTCTAGTGATTTAACCATTCATCAGTTACGAGCCAAAGCGAGAAGAATGAAAAATCAGTTTGGAGTAGATCTCATTATCATTGATTACTTGCAGCTTTTACATTCGGACTCACAGCAAGCCAAAGAAAATAGACAGGTCGAGATTTCAGAAATATCTAGAGGCATTAAAGCCTTAGCCAAAGAACTGAATATTCCCATCATTGTTTTAGCTCAATTAAACCGAAGAATGGAAGAGGGAAGAAGTGAGCCGGCCCTTCATCATTTAAGAGAATCTGGTGCTATTGAACAAGATGCCGATGTAGTTATTCTTCTCCATAGACTGGAGTCCGATTCAGTAACGGATATGACCAAAATTCCCTACCTTATTCATGTTGCCAAACAAAGAAATGGACCAACAGATAAAATCGAAGTTTTATTTAATGCTCCCTATACCCGATTCGAAGATCCCTTGCGACACGAAATAGAGCAGTCCTATGTGTAA
- a CDS encoding MqnA/MqnD/SBP family protein translates to MNFIEITLGHSPDADDAFMFYAISKKKISTQNYVFKELIVDIETLNNLAFSEMIDLTALSIYAYCKVAKNYLLMSCGASMGEGYGPRLIAKQYFDKKDMVRKKIAVPGLHTSACLALSLYFEKKPAELNLLVCPFDKIFDVVKSGSADVGLIIHEGQLAYVLEGLVLCEDLGKWWKKSTGLPLPLGGNAIRRSLGMDRCRELQSIVKESIRWALQNRDEAISYARKYSRGSQDSMIDEFVGMYVNERTLDYGPEGKAAVSEFIERGKSLGVVDQNMKIEFVE, encoded by the coding sequence ATGAATTTCATCGAAATTACTTTAGGTCATTCGCCGGATGCTGACGACGCATTTATGTTTTATGCCATTTCAAAGAAGAAAATCTCCACCCAGAACTATGTGTTTAAGGAGCTGATAGTAGACATTGAAACACTAAATAATTTAGCTTTTTCTGAAATGATTGATCTAACAGCCTTGTCCATCTATGCGTATTGTAAGGTGGCAAAAAACTATCTGCTTATGTCTTGTGGGGCAAGTATGGGCGAAGGCTATGGACCAAGACTCATCGCAAAACAATACTTTGATAAGAAGGATATGGTGCGGAAAAAAATAGCGGTACCAGGTTTGCATACTAGCGCTTGTTTGGCTCTCTCCTTATATTTTGAGAAAAAACCAGCAGAGTTAAATCTTTTAGTCTGTCCATTTGATAAAATATTTGATGTGGTTAAAAGTGGATCAGCCGATGTAGGCTTGATCATCCATGAAGGGCAGCTTGCTTACGTATTGGAAGGCTTGGTATTATGTGAGGATTTGGGAAAGTGGTGGAAAAAGAGCACTGGATTACCATTACCACTTGGGGGGAATGCTATACGCCGTTCCTTGGGAATGGATAGGTGTAGAGAGTTGCAATCGATTGTCAAAGAAAGTATCCGGTGGGCATTGCAGAACCGTGACGAAGCTATTAGCTATGCAAGAAAGTATAGTAGGGGGAGCCAAGATTCAATGATCGATGAATTTGTAGGAATGTATGTTAATGAAAGGACGTTAGATTATGGGCCAGAAGGGAAGGCAGCTGTTTCTGAGTTTATTGAAAGAGGCAAATCTCTTGGAGTTGTGGATCAGAATATGAAAATTGAATTTGTCGAATGA
- the thrB gene encoding homoserine kinase: protein MRATNHKNRWLVKVPATTTNFGPGFDTFGAALSLYNEFIIEAIDDSLSSPDPPHPMVFETVKAFEKKIQSASIPFKWTVKSQIPQARGLGSSASIRLGILAGLNALSGNPLNREELLEIASELEGHPDNVTPALFGGFTICGPAKMLRCRIESKLFFVAFVPQIEIPTESSRRILPAEIKLKEAIQNLQRATLMAICFFEKKYETLSGLFVDYFHEPYRLPAIPFWEKLRDTSLKAGALGFYLSGSGSTLMSLAYKNPTNVVQALKEELLKLAIPGEILVLKPDNLGLRITHC from the coding sequence GTGAGAGCAACCAATCATAAAAACCGATGGTTAGTCAAAGTCCCTGCGACAACCACAAATTTTGGTCCTGGTTTCGATACTTTCGGAGCTGCTCTTAGTCTATATAATGAATTTATTATTGAAGCAATCGACGATTCTCTTTCTTCTCCTGATCCCCCTCATCCAATGGTTTTTGAAACAGTTAAGGCTTTTGAAAAGAAAATTCAATCTGCTTCAATTCCTTTTAAATGGACTGTTAAATCACAAATCCCTCAAGCCCGTGGGCTTGGGAGCAGTGCATCCATCCGTTTAGGGATCTTGGCTGGTTTGAATGCGCTCTCAGGCAATCCTTTAAATAGAGAAGAACTTCTAGAGATCGCTTCGGAACTTGAGGGACATCCAGATAATGTTACTCCTGCTCTTTTCGGAGGATTTACCATATGTGGTCCAGCCAAAATGTTACGATGCCGGATTGAAAGTAAGCTTTTTTTCGTTGCATTTGTGCCTCAAATCGAAATACCCACGGAGTCATCCAGACGCATCCTGCCTGCGGAAATTAAATTAAAGGAAGCTATCCAGAATCTGCAACGCGCCACTTTAATGGCAATTTGCTTTTTTGAAAAGAAATATGAAACTCTTTCAGGATTGTTTGTCGATTATTTTCATGAACCATATCGACTTCCTGCTATTCCTTTTTGGGAAAAACTTAGGGATACCTCTTTAAAAGCCGGTGCTTTGGGATTTTATTTGAGTGGATCAGGTTCTACGTTGATGTCCCTTGCTTATAAAAATCCAACCAACGTGGTTCAAGCCTTAAAAGAAGAATTATTAAAGCTGGCTATTCCTGGAGAAATCTTAGTTTTAAAACCTGATAACTTAGGTTTACGTATTACTCATTGCTAA
- the nadC gene encoding carboxylating nicotinate-nucleotide diphosphorylase, with translation MENNNFPSYSIPYFLLKEVIKRSLEEDIGNGDLTSSLLIPRNEKAKAHIIVREEAVLSGLEVACQVFSYIDPSLHCVSFFMDGQKVEKNTPIIEISGNAQALLMGERVALNFLSHLCGIATLTHRFVEVLRESKTKILDTRKTLPGLRFLQKYAVLCGGGANHRYSLSDHILIKDNHLSLIRRKMGESWLEWLQEKLTIIRYRKPLVRIEIETKTLEELSCICTLSPDIIMLDNMELNQISEGMKIINHKALVEVSGRVNLEKLQAVARLGVDFVSLGLLTHSAPAIDISMDIH, from the coding sequence ATGGAAAACAATAATTTTCCAAGTTATTCTATTCCATATTTTCTTCTAAAAGAAGTCATCAAACGTTCTTTAGAAGAAGATATAGGAAATGGGGATTTAACTTCCTCTCTCTTAATACCTAGAAATGAAAAAGCAAAGGCGCATATAATTGTCCGAGAAGAGGCAGTGTTAAGTGGTCTTGAAGTGGCTTGTCAGGTATTTTCTTATATCGATCCTTCTCTTCATTGCGTTTCTTTTTTTATGGATGGTCAAAAAGTAGAAAAAAACACTCCCATTATTGAAATCAGTGGGAATGCTCAAGCACTTTTGATGGGAGAAAGAGTGGCTCTAAATTTTTTGTCTCATCTTTGCGGCATCGCCACATTGACTCATCGTTTTGTTGAGGTTCTTCGAGAATCAAAGACAAAAATTCTTGATACACGAAAAACTCTTCCTGGCCTTCGGTTCTTACAGAAATACGCTGTCTTGTGCGGGGGAGGAGCGAATCATAGATATTCTCTTAGTGATCATATTCTTATTAAAGATAACCATTTAAGCCTTATAAGAAGAAAGATGGGAGAAAGCTGGCTAGAATGGTTGCAAGAAAAGCTCACTATCATCCGGTATCGCAAGCCATTGGTTAGAATAGAAATCGAAACTAAAACCTTAGAAGAGCTCTCCTGCATTTGTACTTTATCTCCAGATATCATAATGCTTGACAATATGGAGCTGAATCAGATTTCAGAAGGAATGAAAATTATAAATCATAAGGCTCTAGTTGAAGTCTCTGGAAGAGTCAATTTAGAAAAGTTACAAGCAGTGGCTCGATTAGGAGTTGATTTTGTCTCCCTTGGGCTTCTTACACATAGTGCTCCTGCGATAGATATTTCTATGGATATTCATTGA
- the mnmG gene encoding tRNA uridine-5-carboxymethylaminomethyl(34) synthesis enzyme MnmG, whose amino-acid sequence MEYTKTYDVIVVGAGHAGVEAALASSRMGCRTLLLTMNLDTIGQMSCNPSIGGIGKGHLVREIDALGGEMAINTDLTGIQFRMLNLRKGYSVQAPRAQCDKKAYQFRLKAVCERTPLLDLFQASVADLIVNEDRVKGVITELGMIIHSSAVIITTGTFLKGLLHVGRSKKMGGRMGESSSGLSEILKKYGFEVGRLKTGTPPRINGKTIDFSKCILQPGDFPPPHFSFALPDIDMEKEGLFTLNQWKDGMFHVEQLSCAITYTNAKTHEIIKENLDKSPLYCGEIQGIGPRYCPSIEDKIVRFADKERHQIFLEPEGKHTEEYYVNGCSTSLPYEVQDQFIHTIAGLEKCQIIRPGYAVEYDYCPATQIYPTLETKNISGLFFAGQINGTTGYEEAAAQGLLAGINAARKIQNRPPLVLGRDQAYIGVLIDDLTTKPIREPYRIFTSRAEHRLLLRQDNADLRLTEIGYEIGLVSKARAIRLEEKKRLIEETFQKVRKYRYNGMSCEDMLKRPEYSWKDLPEEFQKIPKEVALHIECEIKYAGYIAREKESILKSHKLEETLIPANIDYEKIPGLKQEAREKLMKIRPLTFGQASRIPGVNPTDVSILIVWSKKKAALS is encoded by the coding sequence ATGGAATACACAAAAACATACGATGTTATTGTTGTTGGAGCAGGACATGCGGGAGTCGAAGCCGCATTGGCTTCTTCGCGCATGGGCTGTCGCACCCTGTTGTTGACAATGAATCTTGATACTATTGGACAGATGTCTTGCAATCCGTCGATTGGAGGCATTGGAAAGGGACATTTAGTAAGAGAAATTGATGCCCTTGGTGGCGAAATGGCGATCAATACAGATCTTACGGGCATTCAGTTTAGAATGCTCAATCTGAGAAAAGGTTATAGTGTTCAAGCCCCTCGAGCGCAATGCGATAAAAAGGCCTATCAATTTCGGCTAAAAGCTGTATGTGAAAGAACGCCTTTATTAGATTTATTTCAAGCTTCGGTTGCTGATCTCATTGTCAATGAAGATAGAGTCAAGGGGGTTATCACAGAACTAGGAATGATCATCCATAGCTCGGCAGTTATTATTACTACGGGTACTTTTTTGAAGGGCTTATTACATGTTGGGAGAAGCAAGAAGATGGGAGGCAGAATGGGTGAGTCCTCTAGTGGTTTATCTGAAATCCTAAAAAAATATGGATTTGAAGTCGGCCGATTAAAAACTGGGACCCCGCCAAGGATTAATGGAAAGACTATCGATTTTTCTAAGTGTATCCTACAGCCTGGAGACTTTCCTCCTCCTCATTTTTCTTTTGCCTTACCAGATATAGATATGGAAAAGGAAGGACTTTTTACACTCAATCAATGGAAGGATGGAATGTTCCACGTGGAACAATTATCTTGTGCTATAACCTATACCAATGCAAAAACTCATGAAATCATCAAGGAAAACCTAGATAAATCCCCATTGTATTGTGGAGAAATTCAAGGCATTGGACCAAGATATTGCCCATCCATAGAAGATAAAATTGTTCGTTTTGCCGACAAAGAACGGCATCAAATTTTTTTGGAACCAGAAGGCAAACATACAGAAGAGTACTATGTGAATGGCTGTTCGACCAGTTTACCATATGAAGTCCAAGACCAATTCATCCACACCATTGCAGGTTTAGAAAAATGTCAGATCATTAGACCTGGATATGCCGTTGAATACGATTATTGTCCCGCTACTCAGATCTATCCAACATTGGAAACGAAGAACATTTCAGGTCTCTTTTTTGCGGGTCAGATTAATGGAACAACTGGATATGAAGAAGCCGCCGCTCAAGGGTTACTTGCAGGGATTAATGCAGCCAGAAAGATCCAAAATCGTCCCCCATTAGTCTTGGGAAGGGACCAAGCCTATATAGGGGTATTAATTGATGATTTAACAACCAAGCCTATCAGAGAACCCTATAGGATTTTTACTTCGAGAGCTGAGCATCGGCTGTTGCTTCGCCAAGACAATGCCGATTTGCGTCTGACAGAAATAGGTTATGAAATTGGATTGGTATCTAAGGCCAGAGCGATACGTTTAGAGGAAAAAAAGAGACTCATTGAAGAGACGTTTCAGAAAGTAAGAAAGTATCGATACAATGGAATGAGTTGTGAAGATATGCTGAAGCGGCCGGAATACTCATGGAAAGACCTTCCGGAGGAGTTTCAAAAGATTCCCAAAGAAGTAGCTTTGCATATCGAATGTGAAATCAAATATGCGGGGTATATTGCCCGGGAAAAAGAATCGATTTTGAAGAGTCACAAGCTAGAAGAAACTTTGATTCCTGCAAATATCGATTATGAAAAAATTCCAGGGTTAAAACAAGAGGCTAGGGAAAAACTTATGAAGATAAGGCCATTGACTTTTGGGCAAGCTTCAAGAATTCCGGGAGTCAATCCAACGGATGTCTCCATTTTAATTGTATGGTCTAAGAAAAAAGCAGCATTGAGTTGA
- a CDS encoding histone deacetylase family protein, which produces MDLKTAIITSEKFALHAPPSGHPDAPTRISSVLPKLKDAFGDSLLWIEPSPASLDWVLSVHTPEYVEKVKKTQIGPMVLLDWGDTFAHGPSFEVALLAVGAALEAVDKVITKQIKNAFCLVRPPGHHALPNSAMGFCIFNTVGIAARYAIKNYGIKRILILDWDVHHGNGTQDIFYEDPQVYFISLHQFPYYPGTGKASEIGKGAGEGYTMNICMHRGATDKEYEEAFHAKVLPAIDKYKPEIIFVSAGFDAHKDDPLGEICLTEQGYETMTQLLKNAAQKHCEGKIISVLEGGYNTESLYNSIKSHLKVLSSP; this is translated from the coding sequence ATGGATTTAAAAACAGCTATAATAACAAGCGAAAAATTTGCCCTGCATGCACCGCCCTCTGGACATCCAGACGCTCCTACACGTATCAGTTCTGTTCTTCCAAAACTCAAAGATGCCTTTGGTGATTCACTGCTCTGGATTGAACCTTCGCCGGCCTCTTTAGATTGGGTATTATCCGTTCATACCCCAGAGTATGTAGAAAAAGTAAAAAAAACACAAATCGGTCCTATGGTTTTATTAGATTGGGGAGACACTTTTGCCCATGGTCCTTCCTTTGAGGTTGCTTTATTAGCTGTTGGTGCAGCTTTAGAAGCTGTCGATAAAGTGATTACTAAGCAAATAAAAAATGCCTTTTGCTTAGTGAGACCTCCCGGACACCATGCGCTTCCTAACTCCGCTATGGGCTTTTGCATATTTAATACCGTTGGAATTGCTGCCCGCTACGCAATAAAAAATTATGGGATAAAGAGAATTTTAATCTTAGACTGGGATGTGCATCATGGGAATGGCACGCAAGATATTTTCTATGAAGATCCCCAAGTTTATTTTATTAGCTTGCACCAATTTCCATATTATCCTGGAACTGGAAAAGCAAGCGAAATTGGGAAAGGCGCAGGAGAAGGCTATACAATGAATATATGTATGCATAGGGGAGCTACGGACAAAGAATATGAAGAAGCTTTTCATGCAAAAGTCCTTCCAGCTATTGATAAGTACAAACCGGAAATCATTTTTGTTTCTGCTGGTTTCGATGCACATAAAGACGATCCATTAGGAGAAATCTGTCTCACAGAGCAGGGGTATGAAACAATGACCCAACTTCTTAAAAATGCTGCACAAAAGCATTGTGAAGGCAAAATAATATCTGTTTTGGAAGGAGGATATAATACGGAAAGTCTATATAACTCCATTAAAAGTCATTTAAAAGTTCTTTCAAGCCCTTAA
- a CDS encoding roadblock/LC7 domain-containing protein — translation MSISEELNIVLGGLRSAVPEITAALIATTDGLPVAHSLSSGDPNRLSAMAATALGLGKRICETYGGGEFKENTVSGSEGQMFIYSAGGKAVLGVITKTGGNVGLIHLEARDAASKIAAILNRGM, via the coding sequence ATGTCGATATCAGAGGAGTTAAATATCGTATTAGGGGGACTGCGGAGTGCTGTCCCAGAAATTACTGCAGCATTAATTGCAACCACTGATGGACTTCCTGTAGCTCATTCTCTTAGCTCAGGCGATCCTAATCGACTCTCTGCAATGGCAGCAACAGCCTTAGGTCTAGGAAAACGAATTTGTGAAACGTATGGGGGTGGGGAATTTAAGGAAAACACGGTATCGGGATCAGAAGGACAAATGTTTATTTATTCAGCTGGCGGCAAAGCGGTTCTTGGAGTGATTACCAAAACTGGTGGGAATGTTGGACTCATTCATCTAGAAGCAAGAGATGCTGCCAGCAAAATTGCTGCTATTCTTAATCGTGGTATGTAA